In Curtobacterium sp. MCPF17_002, one genomic interval encodes:
- the ilvA gene encoding threonine ammonia-lyase, which produces MTDSTATLIPTLDDIEKARETIAGVARVTPMETSQFLAEVLGSPVHLKCENLQRTGAYKVRGAYNRLVSLTPEQRAAGVVAASAGNHAQGVALAARELGIPATIFTPVGVALPKLQATRHYGAEVVLRGHSVEEALSAAKDFAHRTGAVFIPPFDHPAVIAGQGTLGLEILDQVPDADTVVVPIGGGGVIAGIALAVKGMSERLGRSIRVVGVQAENAAAYPSSIEAGEPVTVTTKPTIADGIAVARPGDLNFPIIRDLVDQIVTVSDDDVARALLVLLERAKLVVEPAGAVGVAAIMSGAVRDTGRTVVLLSGGNIDPLMMERVITRGLVAASRYIGIRIMLPDRPGQLARVSQVISDAGANVVEVLHTRHGQGLVINEVALDLSIEARGPEHAQEVIHRLREVGFRPELLEH; this is translated from the coding sequence GTGACCGACTCCACTGCGACGCTGATCCCCACACTCGACGACATCGAGAAGGCGCGCGAGACGATCGCCGGGGTGGCTCGCGTCACCCCGATGGAGACCTCGCAGTTCCTCGCCGAGGTGCTCGGCTCGCCGGTGCACCTCAAGTGCGAGAACCTGCAGCGGACCGGCGCGTACAAGGTCCGCGGTGCCTACAACCGGCTCGTCTCGCTGACGCCGGAGCAGCGCGCAGCGGGCGTCGTCGCCGCCAGCGCGGGCAACCACGCGCAGGGGGTCGCCCTGGCCGCACGTGAGCTCGGCATCCCGGCGACGATCTTCACGCCCGTGGGCGTCGCCCTGCCGAAGCTGCAGGCGACGCGGCACTACGGCGCCGAGGTCGTGCTCCGTGGCCACTCCGTCGAAGAGGCCCTGAGCGCCGCCAAGGACTTCGCTCACCGCACCGGCGCCGTCTTCATCCCGCCGTTCGACCACCCCGCCGTCATCGCGGGGCAGGGCACCCTCGGCCTCGAGATCCTCGACCAGGTCCCCGACGCCGACACCGTGGTCGTGCCGATCGGTGGCGGTGGCGTCATCGCCGGCATCGCCCTCGCCGTGAAGGGCATGTCCGAGCGCCTCGGCCGCTCGATCCGGGTCGTCGGCGTGCAGGCCGAGAACGCCGCCGCCTACCCGAGCTCGATCGAGGCCGGCGAGCCCGTCACCGTCACCACGAAGCCGACGATCGCGGACGGCATCGCGGTGGCCCGACCCGGCGACCTCAACTTCCCGATCATCCGCGACCTGGTGGACCAGATCGTCACGGTGTCCGACGACGACGTCGCCCGTGCGCTGCTGGTGCTGCTCGAGCGCGCCAAGCTCGTCGTCGAGCCGGCCGGGGCCGTCGGCGTCGCCGCGATCATGTCCGGGGCCGTGCGCGACACCGGCCGCACCGTCGTGCTGCTGAGCGGCGGCAACATCGACCCGCTCATGATGGAGCGCGTCATCACCCGCGGTCTCGTCGCCGCGTCGCGCTACATCGGCATCCGGATCATGCTGCCGGACCGCCCCGGACAGCTCGCACGGGTGTCGCAGGTCATCTCCGACGCCGGCGCGAACGTCGTCGAGGTGCTGCACACGCGGCACGGCCAAGGGCTCGTCATCAACGAGGTCGCCCTCGACCTGTCGATCGAGGCGCGCGGGCCGGAGCACGCGCAGGAGGTCATCCACCGCCTCCGCGAGGTCGGCTTCCGCCCGGAGCTGCTGGAGCACTAG
- a CDS encoding DUF4307 domain-containing protein, which translates to MWIERRCGDERGQHTARRELPWDQDNHPGSPELSEPQHPSAPQPSAGTTATLDDRYGRTPGRARRTRFIGIVAAAAVALVFLVWVIWAGPGQTSHGLDTDDVGYQVVSDHETVVHSQVSLDPGTAAKCAVQVLDKSFTIVGWKEIRITASDQRTRSVNTPVNTVSRGVTGLIHDCWVP; encoded by the coding sequence GTGTGGATCGAGCGCAGGTGCGGGGACGAGCGCGGGCAGCACACAGCCAGGCGTGAACTACCCTGGGATCAGGATAATCACCCCGGGAGCCCCGAACTGTCCGAACCGCAGCACCCATCGGCACCTCAGCCGTCCGCCGGCACCACCGCGACGCTGGACGACCGCTACGGCCGCACCCCCGGCCGCGCACGTCGGACGCGCTTCATCGGCATCGTCGCCGCTGCCGCCGTCGCGCTGGTGTTCCTCGTCTGGGTCATCTGGGCGGGTCCCGGGCAGACGAGCCACGGCCTCGACACCGACGACGTCGGCTACCAGGTCGTGTCCGATCACGAGACCGTCGTGCACAGTCAGGTCTCCCTCGACCCGGGCACCGCAGCGAAGTGCGCCGTCCAGGTCCTCGACAAGTCGTTCACGATCGTCGGGTGGAAGGAGATCCGGATCACAGCGTCGGATCAGCGCACCCGGAGCGTCAACACTCCTGTGAACACGGTGTCCCGCGGCGTCACCGGCTTGATCCACGACTGCTGGGTTCCCTAG
- a CDS encoding hemolysin III family protein, with protein sequence MHAEHDTGTLPHVPFTEEATSTPPETRPAWRGWIHLGAFPFAVAMGIVLISLAGSPAAKVGSAVFMATSLAMFGVSATYHRFPWGPTVKRVLKRIDHTNILLLIAGTYTPVAICALPHTLMVVVLWVMWSGAALGIAFRVLWIGAPRWLYVPIYLVLGCAALGLLPQFFAASVPMTVLILSGGVAYIVGALVYAFKRPNPSPTLFGFHEVFHALTVVAFAAQWAGVLLVALHPVR encoded by the coding sequence ATGCACGCCGAGCACGACACCGGGACACTCCCCCACGTCCCCTTCACCGAAGAGGCCACGAGCACCCCGCCCGAGACGCGTCCCGCCTGGCGCGGCTGGATCCACCTCGGGGCGTTCCCGTTCGCCGTCGCGATGGGCATCGTGCTCATCTCCCTCGCCGGCTCCCCGGCGGCGAAGGTCGGCAGTGCGGTGTTCATGGCGACGTCGCTCGCGATGTTCGGCGTCTCGGCGACCTACCACCGCTTCCCGTGGGGACCGACGGTGAAGCGGGTCCTGAAGCGCATCGACCACACGAACATCCTGCTGCTCATCGCCGGTACCTACACGCCCGTCGCGATCTGCGCCCTGCCGCACACGCTCATGGTCGTGGTGCTGTGGGTGATGTGGTCCGGCGCAGCGCTCGGCATCGCATTCCGGGTGCTCTGGATCGGCGCACCGCGGTGGCTGTACGTGCCGATCTACCTCGTGCTCGGGTGCGCGGCGCTCGGGCTGCTGCCGCAGTTCTTCGCCGCGAGCGTGCCGATGACCGTGCTCATCCTGTCCGGCGGCGTGGCGTACATCGTCGGTGCGCTGGTCTACGCCTTCAAGCGGCCGAACCCGTCACCGACGCTGTTCGGGTTCCACGAGGTCTTCCACGCGCTCACGGTCGTGGCCTTCGCCGCGCAGTGGGCCGGCGTCCTGCTCGTGGCGCTGCACCCCGTGCGCTGA
- the greA gene encoding transcription elongation factor GreA, with amino-acid sequence MSNDTQVTWLTQEAHDRLTAELAQLSGPARQEIANRIEAAREEGDLKENGGYHAAKDEQGKIEARIRQLTELLKHATVSEAVFDGTVEPGTVVTAVIAGDESTFLVGNREIVAEGSALTVYSPVSPVGAAIVGLRAGDKATYTAPNGKEIAVEVTKVERYEP; translated from the coding sequence ATGAGCAACGACACGCAGGTCACCTGGCTGACCCAGGAGGCGCACGATCGCCTCACCGCCGAGCTCGCGCAGCTGTCCGGGCCGGCACGTCAGGAGATCGCGAACCGCATCGAAGCCGCTCGCGAAGAGGGCGACCTCAAGGAGAACGGCGGCTACCACGCCGCCAAGGACGAGCAGGGCAAGATCGAGGCCCGCATCCGACAGCTCACCGAGCTCCTCAAGCACGCCACCGTGAGCGAAGCGGTCTTCGACGGCACCGTCGAGCCCGGCACGGTCGTCACCGCGGTCATCGCCGGCGACGAGTCGACGTTCCTGGTCGGCAACCGCGAGATCGTCGCCGAGGGCTCGGCCCTCACCGTCTACAGCCCGGTCAGCCCGGTCGGCGCCGCCATCGTCGGCCTGCGCGCCGGCGACAAGGCCACCTACACGGCACCGAACGGCAAGGAGATCGCCGTCGAGGTCACGAAGGTCGAGCGCTACGAGCCGTAG
- the mca gene encoding mycothiol conjugate amidase Mca: MPYRLMAVHAHPDDESSKGAATAAKYAAEGNDVLVVSCTGGEAGDILNEHLGEPATSRAHRDMAGYRRTEMAAAQAALGIDHVWLGYHDSGLPDAEKGETVRPGTFSTVPLEYSTEALVRVIRRFRPHVLVTYDENGGYPHPDHIRTHEVSVAAWRDAADPTKYPDAGPAWSVSKLYYERTMNPRRFRAFYDALRERDPESPLVEQLREWVERFADRPDLATSHVDVHEYFDARDAALRAHASQVPPDSPFFYWPNDLLATVWPTEDYQLVEARVPTELPESDLFAGIPVDKDTNA, encoded by the coding sequence GTGCCGTACCGCCTGATGGCCGTCCACGCCCACCCCGACGACGAGTCGAGCAAGGGAGCGGCGACGGCGGCGAAGTACGCGGCCGAGGGCAACGACGTCCTCGTGGTCTCCTGCACCGGGGGCGAGGCCGGAGACATCCTCAACGAGCACCTCGGTGAACCCGCCACCAGCCGGGCGCACCGTGACATGGCCGGGTACCGCCGCACCGAGATGGCGGCGGCGCAGGCAGCACTCGGCATCGACCACGTGTGGCTCGGCTACCACGACTCGGGTCTGCCGGACGCCGAGAAGGGCGAGACGGTGCGACCGGGGACGTTCTCCACCGTGCCGCTGGAGTACTCGACCGAGGCACTCGTCCGCGTGATCCGCCGGTTCCGCCCGCACGTGCTCGTCACCTACGACGAGAACGGCGGCTACCCGCACCCCGACCACATCCGCACCCACGAGGTCTCCGTCGCCGCCTGGCGTGACGCCGCCGACCCGACGAAGTACCCGGACGCCGGGCCCGCCTGGTCGGTCTCGAAGCTCTACTACGAGCGCACGATGAACCCCCGCCGCTTCCGCGCGTTCTACGACGCCCTGCGCGAGCGGGACCCGGAGAGCCCGCTCGTGGAGCAGCTCCGCGAGTGGGTCGAACGGTTCGCCGACCGGCCCGACCTGGCCACCAGCCACGTCGACGTGCACGAGTACTTCGACGCGCGCGACGCGGCCCTCCGCGCCCACGCCAGCCAGGTGCCGCCGGACAGCCCCTTCTTCTACTGGCCGAACGACCTCCTCGCGACGGTGTGGCCGACCGAGGACTACCAGCTCGTCGAGGCCCGTGTGCCCACCGAGCTCCCCGAGTCCGACCTGTTCGCGGGGATCCCTGTCGACAAGGACACGAACGCGTGA